In one Carettochelys insculpta isolate YL-2023 chromosome 6, ASM3395843v1, whole genome shotgun sequence genomic region, the following are encoded:
- the ITPA gene encoding inosine triphosphate pyrophosphatase, producing MAGTAGRNVVFVTSNAKKLEEVLQILGDAFPYKLVAKKIDLPEYQGEPDEISTQKCREAANQIQGPVIVEDTCLCFNALGGLPGPYIKWFLEKLKPEGLYKLLAGFDDKSAYALCTFAFSTGNPEDPVKLFKGQTCGRIVEPRGPRDFGWDPCFQPDGYDQTYAELPKAVKNSISHRYRALKELSSYFSRQNNPAEATSSPS from the exons ATGGCCGGCACGGCTGGAAGAAACGTGGTGTTCGTGACCAGCAATGCGAAGAAGCTGGAAGAG GTCCTTCAAATCCTGGGGGATGCGTTTCCATACAAACTGGTTGCCAAAAAAATTGACT TGCCAGAATACCAAGGGGAACCCGATGAGATCTCCACTCAGAAATGCCGGGAAGCAGCGAACCAG ATTCAGGGACCTGTTATAGTAGAAGACACCTGCTTGTGTTTCAATGCCTTGGGGGGCCTCCCAGGGCCATACAT AAAATGGTTTCTGGAGAAGTTAAAGCCGGAAG GTCTGTACAAGCTGTTGGCGGGGTTTGATGACAAGTCTGCTTATGCTCTCTGCACCTTTGCATTCAGCACTGGAAACCCAGAGGACCCGGTAAAGCTGTTCAAAGGCCAAACCTGT GGTCGCATTGTTGAACCCAGAGGCCCCCGAGACTTTGGCTGGGATCCTTGCTTCCAGCCTGATGGCTACGACCAGAC GTACGCCGAGCTGCCCAAGGCAGTGAAGAACTCTATCTCTCATCGTTACCGAGCACTGAAAGAGCTCTCCAGCTACTTCAGCCGGCAGAACAACCCAGCAGAGGCCACCTCCAGCCCTAGTTAG
- the BORCS6 gene encoding BLOC-1-related complex subunit 6 — translation MERGANLPQHIMAQVRVQPPAAAASPEDPSREGSRRPQQAAAAGDRMSGGRLLDSRSLDGISQAYGASRAQEGRRATISSALELEGTVSHDGDLTHFVANNLQLKIKLSSRGSLEEPEPSGQPFPGLARSKVADIPPIDPQVLQQLERLTQEVAYKVDQMIRSLNRTIQNMTALSVGYIQTYRDAVDSLGESVDMSIKGMYTLMARCEELDRSMQPVHALAKQIREIKRTLEIFESLCK, via the coding sequence ATGGAGCGCGGGGCCAACCTGCCGCAGCACATCATGGCCCAGGTTCGCGTCCAGCCCCCGGCGGCCGCTGCCAGCCCGGAGGATCCGTCCAGGGAAGGCTCGCGGAGGCCGCAGCAGGCGGCAGCAGCCGGGGACAGGATGAGCGGAGGGCGGCTGCTGGACAGCCGCAGCTTGGACGGGATCAGCCAGGCGTATGGGGCCAGCCGGGCGCAGGAAGGGCGCCGGGCCACCATCTCCAGCgccctggagctggaagggacggTCAGCCACGACGGAGACCTCACCCACTTTGTAGCCAACAACCTGCAGCTGAAAATCAAGCTGAGCTCCAGGGGCAGCTTGGAGGAGCCAGAGCCCTCGGGCCAACCCTTCCCCGGGCTGGCGCGGAGCAAAGTGGCCGACATCCCCCCCATCGACCcccaggtgctgcagcagctggagcggcTGACCCAAGAGGTGGCCTACAAAGTGGACCAGATGATCAGAAGCTTGAACCGCACCATCCAGAACATGACGGCCCTGAGCGTGGGCTACATCCAGACCTACCGCGACGCCGTGGACAGCTTGGGCGAGTCCGTAGACATGAGCATCAAAGGGATGTACACCCTTATGGCCCGCTGCGAGGAGCTGGACCGCTCCATGCAGCCGGTACACGCCCTGGCCAAACAGATCCGGGAGATCAAAAGGACCCTGGAGATATTCGAGTCGCTGTGCAAGTAG